The Macaca nemestrina isolate mMacNem1 chromosome 6, mMacNem.hap1, whole genome shotgun sequence genome window below encodes:
- the LOC105467078 gene encoding receptor expression-enhancing protein 2 isoform X2 translates to MVSWIISRLVVLIFGTLYPAYSSYKAVKTKNVKEYVKWMMYWIVFAFFTTAETLTDIVLSWFPFYFELKIAFVIWLLSPYTKGSSVLYRKFVHPTLSNKEKEIDEYITQARDKSYETMMRVGKRGLNLAANAAVTAAAKGVLSEKLRSFSMQDLTLIRDEDALPLQGPDGRLRPGPGSLLDTIEDLGDDPALGLRSSTNVADSRTEASEDDMGDKAPKRAKPIKKAPKAEPLASKTLKTRPKKKASGGGDSA, encoded by the exons GCTCATCTTTGGCACCTTGTACCCAGCCTATTCTTCCTACAAGGCCGTGAAGACAAAAAACGTGAAGGAATAT GTGAAATGGATGATGTACTGGATCGTCTTTGCCTTCTTCACCACGGCCGAGACGCTCACGGATATAGTGCTCTCCTG GTTCCCCTTCTACTTTGAACTGAAGATCGCCTTCGTGATATGGCTGCTGTCCCCATACACCAAGGGCTCCAGTGTGCTCTACCGCAAGTTCGTGCACCCAACACTGTCCAACAAGGAGAAG GAGATCGACGAGTACATCACGCAGGCCCGAGACAAGAGCTATGAGACCATGATGAGGGTGGGCAAGAGGGGCCTGAACCTGGCCGCCAATGCCGCAGTCACAGCTGCTGCCAAG GGGGTGCTGTCAGAGAAGCTCCGCAGCTTCAGCATGCAGGACCTGACCCTGATTCGTGACGAGGATGCACTGCCCCTGCAGGGGCCCGACGGCCGCCTCCGACCCGGCCCTGGCAGCCTCCTGGACACCATTGAGGACTTAG GAGATGACCCTGCCCTGGGTCTAAGGTCCAGCACAAACGTGGCAGATTCCCGGACAGAGGCCTCTGAGGATGACATGGGAGACAAAGCTCCCAAGAGGGCCAAACCCATCAAAAAGGCACCCAAAGCTGAG CCACTGGCTTCCAAGACACTGAAGACCCGGCCCAAGAAGAAGGCTTCTGGCGGGGGCGACTCAGCTTGA
- the LOC105467078 gene encoding receptor expression-enhancing protein 2 isoform X1, whose amino-acid sequence MVSWIISRLVVLIFGTLYPAYSSYKAVKTKNVKEYVKWMMYWIVFAFFTTAETLTDIVLSWFPFYFELKIAFVIWLLSPYTKGSSVLYRKFVHPTLSNKEKEIDEYITQARDKSYETMMRVGKRGLNLAANAAVTAAAKGQGVLSEKLRSFSMQDLTLIRDEDALPLQGPDGRLRPGPGSLLDTIEDLGDDPALGLRSSTNVADSRTEASEDDMGDKAPKRAKPIKKAPKAEPLASKTLKTRPKKKASGGGDSA is encoded by the exons GCTCATCTTTGGCACCTTGTACCCAGCCTATTCTTCCTACAAGGCCGTGAAGACAAAAAACGTGAAGGAATAT GTGAAATGGATGATGTACTGGATCGTCTTTGCCTTCTTCACCACGGCCGAGACGCTCACGGATATAGTGCTCTCCTG GTTCCCCTTCTACTTTGAACTGAAGATCGCCTTCGTGATATGGCTGCTGTCCCCATACACCAAGGGCTCCAGTGTGCTCTACCGCAAGTTCGTGCACCCAACACTGTCCAACAAGGAGAAG GAGATCGACGAGTACATCACGCAGGCCCGAGACAAGAGCTATGAGACCATGATGAGGGTGGGCAAGAGGGGCCTGAACCTGGCCGCCAATGCCGCAGTCACAGCTGCTGCCAAG GGCCAGGGGGTGCTGTCAGAGAAGCTCCGCAGCTTCAGCATGCAGGACCTGACCCTGATTCGTGACGAGGATGCACTGCCCCTGCAGGGGCCCGACGGCCGCCTCCGACCCGGCCCTGGCAGCCTCCTGGACACCATTGAGGACTTAG GAGATGACCCTGCCCTGGGTCTAAGGTCCAGCACAAACGTGGCAGATTCCCGGACAGAGGCCTCTGAGGATGACATGGGAGACAAAGCTCCCAAGAGGGCCAAACCCATCAAAAAGGCACCCAAAGCTGAG CCACTGGCTTCCAAGACACTGAAGACCCGGCCCAAGAAGAAGGCTTCTGGCGGGGGCGACTCAGCTTGA